TTGTTGATGCGCTCCTGATGCGAGGCATCGATATAGCACTTGCTTTTCCGAGCGTCCTCATCGCGCTGATGGTCTCAGCCGCTTATCGTCCCAGTTGGCTCACCGTGGTGATTGCCGTGGGACTGATCAATGTCCCCGTCTTTGCCCGGCAAGTCCGCGCTGAAGTGATGTCGATCATCAATCTCGACTATGTCATGGCGAGCCGGGCACTCGGCGCCACGAACTGGCAAATTCTGACACGTTCGATCTTGCCGGGGCTGCTGAGTCCCGTGATTGTTCTGGCGAGTCTTAGTCTCGGAACTGCAATTCTCGAAGTCGCCGGACTCTCGTTCTTGGGGCTTGGTGGCGATCCCACAGAACCGGAATGGGGGAGCATGCTCTCGCAGGCTAAAGACTACTGGAGCCGCAATCCGTGGTATGCCATCGCCCCCGGTTTAGCGATTTCGATTACGGTACTCGGATTCAATTTGCTGGGGGACGGCCTCCGCGACGCGCTCGATCCTCGCACCGAAGTGTGAGATTCTCCTTCCTCTCCACAAAAGACCATTCCTTTGAATCACTCGCCGCTCCCTCCTGAAGTTGTCGACCGGATTGAATCGACGCTGAAGATTGTCGACCGTGAAGTTTGGGCCATCACCGCCAGCGATGGCGCGTCGCGCGGCGCGCTCACTGCGACATGGGTTTCGCAGGCCTCGATCAATCGCAACTTCCCGACGCTGCTCATTGGTCTTGCGCCCAATCATGCCACGGCCAAGCTGGTTCTCAAGTCACGGCGATTCTTGGCCCATTTGCTACGCAGCGATCAAGCCAGCGTGGCCTACAAGCTGGCGGCTGTTTCGGGCGTCAGCGGCACCGATAAGCTGGCCGAATTCACCCTCATCGGCGATCGCCCCGAGGATGCTCCGCCAATGCTCGCCAGTTGCCTCGCTTGGCTCGAGTGCCAGGTGTTTCACTACTACGATTGTGGCGATCGCTGGTTCTTCTGGGCCGACATCATCGACGCCGGAACTCCTTTCGATGAACCGGTGGGAGAGGTCCAGCCTCTTCGCGAGCAAGCGTTTTTTAAGTCCCTCAAACCCGAACAGCGGGCGCAACTGCTCGCAGCTCGCGACGCCGAATTGCCGCTGCATCAGTCGTGGGCCGACATGTGGCGAACGATGGGTGAAGAAGTGGAGGAGATCGACCTCTCGGAGTTGGATGACGAAGAGGACACTTAGTTCCGCGTTACTCGGCGCTGCACTGTTCGAGAAGATCTGGCGCAACTGGGCGTGGCCCGCACAGTTGCCGACTGCTAGAGTGATGGTCTCGTCGCACTCCGTGCACCTAATCGAAGATCGTCACGCTCACTGGATCGACTGCCATGAGTCTCTTTGCTAACAGCCGCTATCAATGGCGTGAAACCTACTTCGTCCTATTCGATGCCAAGCATCGCCCCAAAGCCGATCTGGTTCGTAAAGCGATCGAAGACCTGAAGGCTAAGCTGGAAGTGGTCGAAGTGAACGCTGCGGACGACGGAACGCTCGAAGCGATGACAGTACTTTCGCACGCCGATTCGTCGGGGATGGATCTCACCTTCGTCGCGGGCGAAGAGGTGCAGGAGCAAGTTGCCGAACTCAAAAAAGAGTGGAAGGGGCAGCCGGTTTCGCCCGAGGATAAGCCGAAGCTCGACCGGATGCTTGCTGCCACTGCCCGCTACGACATCTTCCATTTCGAAGAAGTGGGTGACTCGCTCGAGGACGACGACGAAGGTCCCCTCGACCCGGGGACGCTGCTCCTGGTGCTCGAAAAGCTCGCCCGAGTCTGTCACGGGGTGAGCATCGATCCCCAATCGGGCGCTTTGCTCTAAAACAACGCTATTTTCTCCGTAAATCTTCTTACACCCGCGAAACCACGCCGCATATGCGCGGGTTTAGCTGAGGGGAAGATTACTTTCCCATGAGCGCGCCCATTTGCTGTAGGAGTATCTCCCAGCACTCGGGTATTTTGACGCTTCAGGCAATTTCGATTCGCGCGAGGGAGCGGTCCGTTATGGCGATGGTTAACGGGATGACAATTCGAGTGGCACGCGTGCTGGCTATGCATCGCACTCTGCTTAACCTGCTGCTAACACTGGCTTTGGTGGGGGGGAGTTTTGGCACCGCAAACGCCGTAGAGGCTGTTAAGTCGAGCCAGCCTGGCGACAAAATGCCCGAATTCTCCCTTGGCGACTATCAGGGAAAGGTTTGGCCCGCTCCCGAGCTTCATGGAGAAAAGGGGACCATTGTCGTTTTTATCGGCACCGAATGCCCGCTGATGCTGCAATATGCGTCGACCCTCGAATCGCTGCATAAAAAGTACAGCGACAAGGGGCTGAAACTCGTCGCGGTCGCCAGCAATCAGCAAGACTCGCTCACCGAACTATCGGCCTTTGCCCGCCAGCACAAACTCACTTTTCCAATCCTCAAAGATCCTGGCAACAAGGTGGCGGATGAGTTTAAGGCTGAGCGTACGCCTGAAGTTTTCCTCCTGAACGCCAGCCGCACGCTGGTGTATCGCGGACGGATCGACGACCAGTACACCTACGGCCGCGCTCGTCCCGAGGTGAAAGAAAACTATCTCGTCAACGCCATCGAGGCGATGCTTGTCGGGCAACCGCCGAAGGTGGGCACAACGGACGTTGTCGGGTGCCACATCGGACGCGTACTCCGGGGGACTGGCGACCAGTCGGTGACTTATAGCAAGCAAATCAGCCGCATTCTGCAAGACAAATGCGTGAACTGTCATCGTCCGGGCGAGATCGGCCCCTTCGCTCTCACCAGCTATAGCGAAACTGTCGGCTGGGCAGCGATGATCGACGAAGTGGTGTCCGAGAACCGTATGCCACCTTGGCACGCTAACCCCAAGCATGGCAGCTTCCGCAACGACACTCGTTTGTCCGATGCCGAAAAATCGCAGATTCATCAGTGGGTGGAAGCTGGCGCTCCTGAAGGAGATCCTGCCGATCTTCCTCCGCCTAAACAGTACGAGACCGGTTGGCAAATCGGAAAGCCCGACCTCGTAATCGAAATGGCGACGAAGCCCTACGCTGTGCCAGCCAAGGGGGAGGTGAAGTACCAATACTTCATCGTCGATCCAAAGTTCACTGAAGACAAATGGATCTCGGCCGCTGAATGCCGCCCCGGTAATCGCGCGGTCGTTCATCACATTATCGTGGGACTAGTGCTCGGTGATGGTAGCCGCTTAAGTGGTGGCCAACATAGCGAATGGCTCACCGCAACTGCCCCCGGTGCTCGTCCGCTGATGTTGCCCGAGGGACTCGCCAAAAAGATCCCAGCCGGTGCCAAACTCGTGTTTCAAATGCACTACACCCCGAACGGAACGGCCACGGAAGATCTCAGCTCGGTGGGGTTAAAGTTTGCTGATCCCAAGACTGTCCGCAAAGAAGTGGCTACCGACAAAGCGGCGACTCGCCGGCTCCAGATTCCCCCCCACGACGACAACTACCATACCGTCGCTGAGCAAACGATTGCGCGCGACATTCAAATGCTGGCGATGTTCCCACACATGCATTTGCGTGGCAAAGCATTCCGCTATACCGCACGCTATCCCGATGGCGAAGAAGAGATTCTGCTCGATGTGCCGAACTACGATTTTGCTTGGCAAAACTCGTATGAATTCACCGAGCCGAAGTTGCTTCCGAAGGGGACGAAGTTGGTTTGCGACGCTTGGTACAACAACAGCGAATCGAATCTCGCCAATCCCGATCCTTCAGCCACCGTTGGCTGGGGTGATCAAACTTGGGAAGAGATGATGATCGGCTATTACGACGCGGTTTGGGCCGACCAAGACTTGCTGCAAGAGAATGGTCGAGCAGAGGGGGCTCGAACCAGTCTGTTCATTGCCCGCACCTTGGCAGGAGAAACCAAGTTGCCTGCGGAACTACTGATCGCCTGCGAATCGGCACTCGATCAGCCAGAAGCGCTCCAAGCTCTAGGTGCTGAGCTTCGCAAAGTGCTCCCCCAGCTCGATCGCGTTTGCGTCACCAGCGTCGATGGCAAAAAAGTGGTCGTCAAGCACTGTGTGCAAGATCCGCTGTACGAAGGTGCCGTCGGCGGGGTAGGCAAGGGAATCGACGCTGCTTGGTCGAAGCTCGGGAGCTTAATTGAAGCAAAAAAGCCAACCGTCTACAGTTCGCTCGTCGACGAAAGTGGTTTTGACCTGAAGCACATGGCCAAAGCCTACCGCTCGAGCGTGCATGTGCCGGTGAAGATTGGCGAGACCCCCTCGACCATTAATTTCTGGTCGGCTGAGTCCGACGCCTTTCCCGAGGAAGCTGTTGCCTTGATCGAAAAGATCGCCGCAGCTCTCGCTAAATAATGCACCTACCTGGTGCGGCTGGCTTGTGAACCAGGTTGGACTGGCAACGCAAAAACTCGGATAGCAGCGCGATCGGTGCCTGCCATCCGAGTTTTTTGTTTTGATGGGCGCAATCGCCCGCTCCAGAGCCGTGGCCGTAGGCCGGTCGACTACTTCTTACCCTTTTTCGCGGGCTTCTTTGCAGCAGCCTTCTTGGGGGCTGCTTTCTTGGCGGTAGCTTTGGCCGCGGTGGCTTCGCTCTTGGCTGGCTTCTTTCCGCCGAAGGCCGAATCCCAACCCGAGGCATACTTATCCGTCTTGCCAACTCGAACGATCGTCACAGGCTGCTCCTTATTGGGGGTGAATGGGAAAACGCTGTTTGCTCTCAGCCGCACTTGCCAGTGGCAAGTTTCTCCGCGATTTCGCGGAGCGTTAAGCGGCGGATTCCTCACCTGCTAGCTGCCAAAAACAAAATGATGAGTCGGCAGCCAGTTGCGAGATTTTCCACTACTTGTTGTGGTATCGCAAGCTACCCAAGTGGTCAAGCGGCAACGACCTAGGTCCTGATAAAGGGAAGGGGAGGTGCCTAGGCAGAAGCTTCGATTTTCGTCAGAATGCGAAGCTCCGCCAGGGCGGAAATTCACTCCGAAGCGACCGTCACGCCGGGCTCAGTCAGCCGACGTGCGACCAACTTACACGTTCCTCTATTTTGTTTTCTTCAGTCAGTCAGAGACCAGTCATGAGCCTAATTGCGAGCATCCAAGGTCGGCAAATTCTCGACAGCCGCGGCAATCCTACGGTGGAGGTGGACGTCACCCTGTCGGATGGATCGTTCGGTCGCGCTGCTGTACCCAGCGGAGCCAGCACCGGTGCTCACGAAGCGTGGGAACTCCGCGATGGCGATAACAAAGTCTATCTCGGCAAGGGTGTGCTGCAGGCTGTTAACAACATCAACACCACTATCAGCGACAACCTAACGGGTTGGGATGCCGTGGATCAGCTCGGCGTCGATCAGCGCCTGATCGAACTCGATGGCACCGCCAACAAGAAGAATCTTGGTGCCAACGCGATGCTGGGTGTTTCGCTCGCCGTGGCCAAAGCCGCAGCCAGCTTTGCCCAATTGCCACTCTATCGCTACCTCGGTGGTGCCGGCGCGAGCCTGTTGCCAGCTCCGATGATGAACATCATCAACGGTGGTAGCCACGCCGACAACGCTGTCGACGTTCAAGAGTTCATGGTCTTCCCACTCGGCTTTCAGCGATTCAGCGACGCACTCCGCTGCGGCTGCGAAATCTTCCACACCCTGAAAAAGGTTCTTAAGAGCAAGAAACTCAGCACCAATGTAGGTGACGAAGGTGGTTTTGCTCCCGACTTCCGCAGCAATCGCGAAGCGCTCGATGTGATCATGGAAGCGATCGAGAAGGCTGGCTACAAAGCTGGCGAACAGGTCTTCCTGGCTCTCGACGTGGCATCGACCGAGTTCTATAGCGAGAAGACGAAGAAGTACACGATCGAAGGGAAAGAGATCGACTCGGCCGCGATGGTCGACTTCCTCGCCGGATGGGCCAAAGACTATCCGATCGTTTCGA
This window of the Pirellula staleyi DSM 6068 genome carries:
- the eno gene encoding phosphopyruvate hydratase encodes the protein MSLIASIQGRQILDSRGNPTVEVDVTLSDGSFGRAAVPSGASTGAHEAWELRDGDNKVYLGKGVLQAVNNINTTISDNLTGWDAVDQLGVDQRLIELDGTANKKNLGANAMLGVSLAVAKAAASFAQLPLYRYLGGAGASLLPAPMMNIINGGSHADNAVDVQEFMVFPLGFQRFSDALRCGCEIFHTLKKVLKSKKLSTNVGDEGGFAPDFRSNREALDVIMEAIEKAGYKAGEQVFLALDVASTEFYSEKTKKYTIEGKEIDSAAMVDFLAGWAKDYPIVSIEDGCAEDDWAGWKLLTDKLGPTTQLVGDDLFVTNTERLAKGIDEGIANSILIKVNQIGTLSETIAAIQLAHRSGYTSISSHRSGETEDSTIADLAVALSTGQIKTGSASRTDRMAKYNQLLRIEEELDTAAMYGGPLLLKRRALGAKK
- a CDS encoding flavin reductase family protein, which gives rise to MNHSPLPPEVVDRIESTLKIVDREVWAITASDGASRGALTATWVSQASINRNFPTLLIGLAPNHATAKLVLKSRRFLAHLLRSDQASVAYKLAAVSGVSGTDKLAEFTLIGDRPEDAPPMLASCLAWLECQVFHYYDCGDRWFFWADIIDAGTPFDEPVGEVQPLREQAFFKSLKPEQRAQLLAARDAELPLHQSWADMWRTMGEEVEEIDLSELDDEEDT
- a CDS encoding ABC transporter permease; translation: MSLPPSTALSTTTSRSPRWWRRLRASSAAWIGAGVLVMLIFVALFAGFIAPYPPDATSTDVAAAPSSAHLLGTDSLRKDVLSRVMFGSRLSLLAGVVSILLAIALGSSIGALAGYFGGLVDALLMRGIDIALAFPSVLIALMVSAAYRPSWLTVVIAVGLINVPVFARQVRAEVMSIINLDYVMASRALGATNWQILTRSILPGLLSPVIVLASLSLGTAILEVAGLSFLGLGGDPTEPEWGSMLSQAKDYWSRNPWYAIAPGLAISITVLGFNLLGDGLRDALDPRTEV
- a CDS encoding redoxin domain-containing protein, with the protein product MAMVNGMTIRVARVLAMHRTLLNLLLTLALVGGSFGTANAVEAVKSSQPGDKMPEFSLGDYQGKVWPAPELHGEKGTIVVFIGTECPLMLQYASTLESLHKKYSDKGLKLVAVASNQQDSLTELSAFARQHKLTFPILKDPGNKVADEFKAERTPEVFLLNASRTLVYRGRIDDQYTYGRARPEVKENYLVNAIEAMLVGQPPKVGTTDVVGCHIGRVLRGTGDQSVTYSKQISRILQDKCVNCHRPGEIGPFALTSYSETVGWAAMIDEVVSENRMPPWHANPKHGSFRNDTRLSDAEKSQIHQWVEAGAPEGDPADLPPPKQYETGWQIGKPDLVIEMATKPYAVPAKGEVKYQYFIVDPKFTEDKWISAAECRPGNRAVVHHIIVGLVLGDGSRLSGGQHSEWLTATAPGARPLMLPEGLAKKIPAGAKLVFQMHYTPNGTATEDLSSVGLKFADPKTVRKEVATDKAATRRLQIPPHDDNYHTVAEQTIARDIQMLAMFPHMHLRGKAFRYTARYPDGEEEILLDVPNYDFAWQNSYEFTEPKLLPKGTKLVCDAWYNNSESNLANPDPSATVGWGDQTWEEMMIGYYDAVWADQDLLQENGRAEGARTSLFIARTLAGETKLPAELLIACESALDQPEALQALGAELRKVLPQLDRVCVTSVDGKKVVVKHCVQDPLYEGAVGGVGKGIDAAWSKLGSLIEAKKPTVYSSLVDESGFDLKHMAKAYRSSVHVPVKIGETPSTINFWSAESDAFPEEAVALIEKIAAALAK